The proteins below are encoded in one region of Segatella copri:
- a CDS encoding TonB-dependent receptor domain-containing protein, with protein MRKFIMTTAVCFWAMSQMMAQNISGKIVDAKGEPLAFANVVLLYRQDSAFVKGTVSGEDGRFTIDSPCNGGIIKVTSVGYKTIFKDCKGENVGVIKMEEDSKMLGEVVIKSSLPKTILKNGGMTTIVVGSVLEKAGTMEHLLDRIPNVSAQNGNIKVFGRGEPIIYINGRQMRDRSELDRLSSDNIKSVEVISNPGARYATSTKAVIRITTKKIQGDGFGFDATTEGSYDEKKNIGGYGRLNMYYRKNGLELDAYAYGAKQSSPDEKDLQQMTYLDKIWNQQDKTRWKNKTETFSSRLNVSYQFDDNNSLGANFSFLRNPKLITDGKTEGSVLRDEVLTETNTSIRSEFGQNSNLSSNIYYVGKVGKLGIDFNTDWFWSKGNNKNNIDEHYQEVNSEIQNQLVNSTTSKYNRLIASKMVLTYPLLGGDLSVGGEYSFTNRNTNYAIIPNTLSDNVRDRIKEGMSSTFVIYSRDFGKLNMEAGLRYENVDFKYYDDGKYMAEQSKNYGNWFPSLSLSMPFGNVQMQLSYAADIDRPNYWVLRSGVQYSNHYTYETGNPFLVSEISRDISYDLAYKWLTFNLTYEHVSDPIYQTVEMYKDNATIGLMRMINGKSYNNVSSMLTLQPTFGIWHPVLSAMVEKQWFKLETRDGHYLNKPVAEFKFNNTFDTKWAMFSVMMTYITKGYEENHYIYKPMFNTDLSIYKGFLKDCLTFQLYVNDVFGTNDSHIIGKYGKLKETIFDEFSTSKISLTVRYKFNVTRSKYKGTGAGQSQKDRM; from the coding sequence ATGAGAAAGTTTATCATGACAACAGCCGTGTGTTTCTGGGCAATGTCCCAGATGATGGCACAGAACATTTCGGGAAAGATTGTAGATGCCAAGGGCGAGCCTTTAGCATTTGCAAATGTAGTGCTCCTATACCGTCAAGATTCAGCATTCGTCAAGGGGACTGTGAGTGGAGAAGATGGGCGTTTTACCATCGACTCTCCTTGCAATGGCGGAATCATCAAGGTAACTTCCGTAGGATATAAGACAATATTCAAGGACTGCAAAGGTGAGAATGTGGGAGTTATTAAGATGGAAGAAGATAGTAAGATGCTCGGTGAAGTAGTGATAAAATCATCTTTGCCAAAGACCATTTTGAAGAATGGGGGAATGACAACAATAGTTGTTGGTTCTGTCCTTGAAAAGGCTGGAACAATGGAGCATCTGCTCGACCGCATACCTAACGTATCTGCACAAAATGGAAATATCAAGGTGTTTGGACGTGGCGAGCCTATAATATATATCAATGGACGACAGATGAGAGACAGAAGCGAACTCGACCGTTTGAGTTCGGACAACATCAAGTCGGTTGAAGTAATATCCAACCCAGGTGCTCGTTATGCTACAAGCACTAAGGCTGTTATACGTATCACTACAAAGAAGATACAAGGCGATGGATTCGGATTTGACGCTACAACAGAAGGATCGTACGACGAGAAAAAGAACATTGGAGGATATGGCAGGCTGAATATGTATTACCGTAAGAACGGATTGGAGCTTGACGCTTACGCCTATGGCGCAAAACAATCATCGCCAGACGAGAAAGACTTGCAGCAAATGACATATCTCGACAAGATATGGAATCAGCAGGATAAAACACGTTGGAAGAACAAAACCGAGACTTTTAGTTCTCGCTTGAATGTCAGTTATCAGTTTGACGACAACAATTCGTTGGGAGCAAACTTTAGTTTCTTACGCAATCCAAAGCTGATAACAGACGGAAAGACGGAAGGCTCTGTACTGAGAGATGAAGTATTGACGGAGACTAACACTTCTATAAGATCGGAGTTTGGACAGAATAGCAACTTGTCAAGCAATATATATTATGTAGGCAAGGTAGGGAAATTGGGTATTGACTTCAATACCGACTGGTTTTGGTCTAAAGGAAACAATAAAAACAATATAGATGAGCATTATCAGGAGGTAAACTCTGAAATACAAAACCAACTTGTAAACAGTACCACTTCAAAGTACAACCGCCTGATAGCTTCCAAAATGGTGCTCACTTATCCGCTTTTGGGTGGTGACTTGTCGGTAGGAGGCGAGTATTCGTTCACCAATCGTAACACCAACTACGCCATCATACCAAACACTCTTTCCGACAATGTAAGAGACCGCATAAAGGAAGGCATGTCTTCTACGTTCGTTATCTATAGTCGTGACTTTGGCAAGCTGAACATGGAAGCTGGATTGCGATACGAGAATGTAGACTTCAAGTATTATGACGATGGTAAGTATATGGCGGAGCAAAGCAAGAATTACGGCAATTGGTTTCCGTCTCTCAGCCTTTCGATGCCGTTTGGCAATGTACAGATGCAGCTGAGCTATGCAGCCGACATCGATCGTCCTAACTACTGGGTATTAAGAAGCGGTGTGCAATATAGCAATCATTATACATACGAAACCGGTAATCCGTTTCTTGTCTCAGAGATTTCAAGAGATATCAGTTACGACCTCGCCTACAAATGGCTGACTTTCAACCTGACTTATGAACATGTATCCGATCCGATATATCAGACAGTAGAGATGTATAAGGACAATGCCACCATTGGATTGATGAGGATGATAAATGGCAAATCTTACAACAATGTGTCTTCTATGCTCACCTTGCAGCCTACCTTTGGCATTTGGCATCCTGTGCTGTCAGCTATGGTTGAGAAGCAATGGTTCAAGTTGGAGACAAGGGACGGACATTATCTTAACAAGCCTGTTGCGGAGTTCAAATTCAACAACACTTTCGATACGAAATGGGCGATGTTCTCCGTTATGATGACTTACATCACAAAGGGATACGAGGAAAACCATTACATCTACAAGCCGATGTTCAACACCGACCTGTCTATATACAAGGGCTTTCTGAAGGACTGCCTGACTTTCCAGCTTTATGTCAACGACGTGTTTGGTACGAACGACAGTCACATCATAGGTAAATACGGCAAACTGAAGGAAACCATCTTCGATGAGTTCTCAACAAGTAAAATCTCATTGACAGTCCGCTATAAGTTCAATGTTACTCGAAGCAAGTATAAGGGTACAGGAGCAGGTCAAAGCCAGAAGGATAGAATGTAA
- a CDS encoding Abi family protein codes for MDYDKQPINVDEQVALLQNRGLVIEDIATAKLQLRNISYFRIASYLRYMEEDRQFHHYKLGSTFEQAIDLYLFDKELRQLIFKAIQDIEISLRTKMIQIFSMEHGAFWFMDASLFKNADFYEGCLDNIKKEVSRSNEDFIKEHSEKYTFPSLPPVWKTLEVVSFGTLSKLFCLFKDNRLKKQVAREFGLPQYTYLESWIRCITVLRNCCAHHARIWNRRFALKPQLPNRLPLFWITPTQKPIKLYHQLCTLLYMEQTITPCMDLKSSLLRLFADYPNIDLHAMGFPQGWENEPLWR; via the coding sequence ATGGATTACGACAAACAACCGATAAACGTAGATGAACAGGTTGCCTTGCTCCAGAACAGAGGGCTGGTGATAGAAGATATTGCAACTGCCAAATTGCAGCTTCGCAATATCAGTTATTTTCGTATTGCCAGTTACCTACGATATATGGAGGAAGACAGACAGTTTCATCATTATAAACTGGGTAGTACATTTGAACAAGCCATCGACCTTTATCTCTTTGACAAAGAACTTCGTCAACTTATATTCAAGGCAATTCAAGATATAGAGATTTCTCTTCGGACCAAAATGATTCAGATATTTTCCATGGAGCATGGCGCATTTTGGTTTATGGATGCATCATTGTTCAAGAATGCAGACTTTTATGAAGGCTGCCTTGACAATATCAAGAAAGAGGTATCTCGTTCAAATGAAGATTTCATCAAGGAGCATTCCGAGAAATATACTTTCCCTTCTCTCCCTCCTGTGTGGAAAACATTAGAGGTCGTTTCGTTTGGTACGCTTTCCAAATTATTTTGTCTGTTCAAGGACAATCGTCTCAAAAAGCAAGTGGCAAGAGAGTTTGGACTACCTCAATACACTTACTTGGAAAGTTGGATAAGGTGTATAACCGTGCTTCGCAATTGTTGTGCTCACCATGCCCGTATATGGAATAGGCGTTTTGCCTTGAAGCCACAATTGCCAAATCGGCTTCCACTTTTTTGGATTACTCCAACCCAAAAGCCTATCAAACTTTACCATCAGTTATGCACCTTATTATATATGGAGCAAACTATAACTCCTTGTATGGATTTAAAAAGTTCTCTTCTCAGATTGTTCGCAGATTATCCCAATATTGATTTACATGCCATGGGCTTTCCACAAGGATGGGAAAACGAACCTTTATGGAGATAG
- a CDS encoding peptidase domain-containing ABC transporter → MRKITIIHQHDSMQCGIACLQMVCKYFGREYTLDSLSKLCFATAEGVSLLGINEAANTLGLHTTCARATTMVLGEVPLPCILHWNQNHFVVLYKVKKGKNFYVADPGKGLVVYTLEEFKQHWISTKSNGEDKGIAMFLETTPAFFTYKMEDEEHIKEKRSFRFLLGYVRKYRKYFGQIILGLIVGSLLQLVLPFLTQSIVDVGIKNQDIGFVWLILLGQLMLTVSRTAIDFIRRWLLLHISLRINISLVSDFFIKLLKLPMSFFDTKLMGDLMQRMNDHSRVNNFLTQQTLNITFAMLTFVVFSVVLFFYNKLVFAIFLLGSILYGGWMTLFLKRRKVLDYELFEQQAINNNKTYEFITSMQEIKLQDCEQRRRWEWEDTQADLFGVQMKSLKLQQTQEAGSIFINEVKNIIITVVAATAVIHGQMTLGMMLAVQYIIGQLNSPVEQLMNFFYSLQDVKISLERINEIHQMDDEYGKEGFRTSIEDKKEGIDIKKIMFKYDPHALRKTIDDVSIHVPQGKVTAIVGASGSGKTTLIRLMLGYYPVLEGKINIGNTDINKLNKKWWRRQCGVVMQEGVIFSESIARNIAVDDGDIDKERLLKAAEIACIKDYVMALPLKFNTKIGRDGVGLSQGQKQRILIARAVYKNPDYIFLDEATNSLDANNERSIVENLDKFYKGKTVVIVAHRLSTVKNADQIVVIDHGNVVEVGNHESLTAKRGAYYNLVKNQLELGN, encoded by the coding sequence ATGAGAAAAATAACAATTATACATCAACATGACTCCATGCAATGCGGAATAGCCTGCTTGCAAATGGTATGTAAATATTTCGGCAGAGAATACACTTTGGATTCTCTGTCGAAACTTTGTTTTGCTACTGCGGAAGGAGTCTCTCTGTTAGGTATCAATGAGGCAGCAAACACACTTGGCTTGCATACTACATGCGCTAGAGCTACAACTATGGTGCTAGGTGAAGTCCCTTTGCCTTGTATCCTTCATTGGAACCAAAATCACTTTGTTGTCTTGTATAAAGTCAAGAAAGGAAAGAACTTCTATGTAGCAGATCCAGGGAAGGGATTGGTTGTTTATACGTTAGAGGAGTTCAAGCAACATTGGATAAGCACGAAATCTAATGGCGAGGACAAGGGCATTGCCATGTTCTTGGAAACCACTCCTGCTTTCTTTACCTATAAGATGGAGGACGAAGAACACATCAAAGAGAAGAGGTCTTTCCGCTTTCTCCTTGGATATGTGAGGAAATATCGTAAGTATTTCGGACAAATTATCTTGGGCTTGATAGTTGGAAGCCTCTTGCAGCTTGTCCTGCCATTCCTAACCCAGTCCATTGTGGATGTCGGTATCAAGAACCAAGACATTGGCTTTGTTTGGCTTATCCTGTTGGGGCAGTTGATGCTTACAGTCAGCCGAACGGCAATAGACTTTATCCGCAGATGGTTGTTGCTTCACATTTCCCTACGTATCAACATTTCATTGGTGAGCGATTTCTTCATCAAGCTCTTGAAATTGCCTATGTCTTTCTTTGATACGAAACTCATGGGCGACTTGATGCAGAGAATGAACGACCATAGCCGTGTGAACAACTTCCTCACGCAGCAGACGCTCAACATCACCTTTGCCATGCTCACCTTCGTGGTGTTCTCCGTAGTGCTGTTCTTCTACAACAAGTTGGTGTTTGCCATCTTTCTGTTGGGAAGCATCCTCTATGGAGGCTGGATGACATTGTTCTTGAAGCGGAGAAAGGTGCTCGACTATGAACTGTTCGAGCAACAAGCCATCAACAACAACAAGACCTACGAATTTATCACCTCCATGCAGGAAATCAAGTTGCAGGATTGTGAGCAGCGCAGAAGATGGGAATGGGAAGACACGCAAGCAGACTTGTTCGGGGTGCAGATGAAATCACTCAAACTCCAACAAACACAGGAGGCTGGAAGTATCTTCATCAATGAGGTGAAGAACATCATCATCACGGTAGTTGCTGCAACAGCCGTGATACATGGGCAAATGACACTTGGTATGATGCTTGCCGTGCAATACATCATCGGACAGCTCAACTCGCCTGTGGAGCAACTGATGAACTTCTTCTATTCTCTGCAAGATGTGAAGATTAGCTTGGAGCGAATCAACGAGATTCACCAGATGGATGATGAATACGGAAAGGAAGGCTTTCGAACTTCCATTGAAGATAAGAAAGAGGGCATCGACATCAAGAAAATCATGTTCAAGTATGACCCACATGCTTTGCGCAAAACCATAGACGATGTGAGCATTCACGTTCCGCAAGGTAAGGTAACAGCCATCGTTGGTGCATCTGGCAGTGGAAAGACCACCCTCATTCGTTTGATGCTTGGTTATTATCCTGTCTTGGAGGGAAAAATCAACATAGGAAATACTGACATCAACAAACTCAACAAAAAGTGGTGGCGCAGACAATGTGGCGTTGTGATGCAGGAAGGTGTCATCTTCTCGGAGAGTATCGCACGTAACATTGCTGTTGATGATGGTGACATAGACAAGGAACGGTTGCTAAAAGCAGCCGAGATAGCTTGTATCAAGGATTATGTGATGGCTTTGCCTCTGAAGTTCAACACCAAGATTGGACGTGATGGCGTGGGACTGAGCCAAGGACAGAAACAGCGTATCTTGATAGCAAGGGCGGTGTATAAGAATCCCGACTACATCTTCCTTGACGAGGCGACCAACTCGCTCGATGCCAACAATGAGAGAAGCATCGTGGAGAACTTGGATAAGTTCTATAAGGGCAAGACTGTTGTGATTGTGGCTCATCGCCTAAGCACGGTGAAGAATGCCGACCAAATTGTGGTCATCGACCATGGAAATGTGGTTGAAGTTGGCAATCATGAATCGCTGACAGCCAAGCGAGGAGCATACTATAATCTTGTGAAGAATCAGTTGGAATTGGGAAACTAA